A genomic region of Thermococcus celericrescens contains the following coding sequences:
- a CDS encoding chemotaxis protein CheW, whose translation MAEIQVVAFMVGNEEFCLDISKVREIKEMMPITRVPNSPDFVEGVINLRGQITTVVNLKKLLGYYDMDEDLSTKKIIIAEVKDEVIGIIVDSVSDVITLTDDQIDQPPKTLTSRVDIRYIKGIAKINDGERLLIMVDLDKLMGEEF comes from the coding sequence ATGGCCGAAATTCAGGTAGTGGCTTTTATGGTTGGAAACGAGGAGTTCTGTCTGGATATCTCGAAGGTCAGGGAAATCAAGGAAATGATGCCCATAACGCGCGTGCCCAACTCCCCGGACTTCGTTGAGGGTGTCATAAACCTCCGCGGTCAGATCACCACCGTCGTCAACCTCAAGAAACTCCTCGGGTATTACGACATGGACGAGGACCTTTCCACGAAGAAGATAATCATCGCGGAGGTTAAGGACGAGGTTATCGGCATTATAGTCGACTCCGTCTCGGACGTCATAACCCTGACCGACGACCAGATCGACCAGCCACCCAAGACCCTCACAAGCCGCGTGGACATCCGCTACATAAAGGGCATAGCGAAGATAAACGATGGAGAGAGGCTCCTCATAATGGTCGACCTTGACAAACTCATGGGGGAGGAGTTCTAA
- a CDS encoding methyl-accepting chemotaxis protein, which translates to MNRIVAITAVGSIPLITLAGTLVAPSVGLILGLGASAIVGAYVSRTRDNSLRILGAVEDILEGRHPDVRGIDEEIAARLISIEHKAEAIRKRRVTVSQPCSLEGTDTALKNLEDAREKISSLLPMLEMDASADPDSLASLVERERSSIAELGDYIQTLTAGIEEMNTQAQALTDYALETADMAERGKKISDNVALNVASITEVNQDMERAVSILVEHSKRIGEIVEVIGGIADQTNLLALNAAIEAARSGEHGRGFAVVAENIRELADQSKKSTDQITELIRDMQESIDTVVSSIKQEFRVTEEIKDAVQELIAAFDDIARRANETAGMIKDLSDSIDGQAQSVQMLMDTIDGVYTIQNDISDVMLPLVDFLSTLQLRLDEIRKGLKALEESIDESRTLLENVRSARR; encoded by the coding sequence GTGAATCGCATCGTTGCCATAACGGCAGTTGGCTCAATCCCTCTGATAACCCTCGCCGGTACCCTGGTGGCTCCATCCGTGGGTCTCATTCTGGGTCTAGGTGCATCCGCAATCGTTGGCGCGTACGTCTCAAGAACGAGGGATAACTCCCTCCGGATTCTCGGGGCGGTTGAGGACATCTTGGAGGGAAGACATCCCGATGTAAGGGGCATCGATGAGGAAATTGCTGCCCGTCTCATCTCCATCGAACACAAGGCTGAGGCCATAAGAAAACGCAGGGTGACTGTTTCACAGCCCTGTTCCCTCGAGGGGACGGATACCGCCCTGAAAAATCTTGAAGACGCCCGGGAAAAGATCTCCTCCCTCCTCCCCATGCTCGAGATGGATGCCTCGGCGGACCCCGATTCCCTGGCCAGTCTGGTGGAGAGGGAGCGCTCCAGCATCGCCGAGCTGGGGGACTACATCCAGACCCTCACCGCGGGGATAGAGGAGATGAACACGCAGGCCCAGGCGCTGACCGACTACGCCCTCGAAACTGCTGACATGGCCGAGAGGGGCAAGAAGATTTCCGACAACGTTGCCCTAAACGTGGCCAGCATAACCGAGGTTAACCAGGACATGGAGCGGGCGGTCTCCATTCTCGTCGAGCACTCCAAGCGCATCGGGGAGATAGTTGAGGTTATAGGGGGCATCGCTGACCAGACCAACCTTCTGGCACTCAACGCCGCCATTGAGGCCGCCAGGAGCGGGGAGCACGGCAGGGGCTTCGCGGTTGTTGCAGAGAACATCCGTGAGCTCGCCGACCAGTCCAAGAAGTCCACCGACCAGATAACCGAACTCATCAGGGATATGCAGGAGAGCATAGACACCGTCGTCAGCTCCATCAAACAGGAGTTCCGTGTCACGGAGGAAATAAAGGATGCCGTTCAGGAACTCATAGCTGCATTTGACGACATCGCCAGACGCGCCAATGAGACCGCGGGCATGATAAAAGACCTCTCGGACAGCATAGACGGGCAGGCCCAGTCGGTGCAGATGCTCATGGACACCATAGACGGTGTTTACACCATCCAGAACGACATCTCGGACGTGATGCTGCCCCTCGTGGACTTCCTCTCAACGCTCCAGCTGCGTTTGGATGAAATACGAAAGGGTCTTAAGGCCCTTGAGGAATCTATAGACGAATCCAGAACCCTGCTGGAAAACGTTAGGAGTGCCCGGAGGTGA
- a CDS encoding CheR family methyltransferase: protein MMDVKDPGYIRIKRELFRHLKVSSDAYKDTYLVRRIRARMRKLGIASYTEYYRLIKANRSELDELLLTVAINVTEFFRDPVVWKTLEKKILPELVEYKREIHSSSLKIWSAACSTGQEPYSIAMTLYETLGENLDGFRVSILATDIDREALSVAMKGEYPVDVIEKQIPKSMIPKYFTRVSDERYRVSPKIKRLVKFRQFNLFSTTYPKGFDIIFIRNVLIYIKRDAQEEIFAKLYDSLEDHGYLVLGKTETILGNAAKMFRLHDLVARIYRKNLEVKKHGKGFGGG from the coding sequence ATGATGGATGTTAAGGATCCCGGCTATATAAGGATCAAGCGGGAGCTGTTCCGCCACCTCAAAGTTAGTAGTGACGCCTACAAGGACACGTACCTCGTGAGACGTATACGGGCAAGGATGAGGAAACTGGGAATCGCAAGCTACACCGAGTACTACAGACTTATAAAGGCAAACAGGAGCGAGCTCGACGAGCTCCTGCTGACCGTGGCCATCAATGTCACTGAGTTCTTCAGAGACCCGGTGGTCTGGAAAACCCTCGAAAAGAAAATCTTGCCCGAGCTGGTCGAGTACAAGCGGGAGATTCACAGCAGTTCCCTCAAGATATGGAGTGCAGCCTGCTCAACGGGACAGGAGCCGTACTCGATCGCCATGACGCTGTACGAGACGCTGGGCGAAAACCTCGACGGATTCCGGGTCAGCATACTGGCGACGGACATAGACAGGGAGGCCCTGTCGGTGGCCATGAAGGGGGAATACCCCGTGGATGTCATTGAGAAGCAGATACCCAAGAGCATGATACCGAAGTACTTCACCCGCGTAAGCGACGAGCGGTACCGGGTCTCACCGAAGATAAAACGCCTGGTCAAGTTTCGGCAGTTCAACCTCTTCAGCACCACGTACCCGAAGGGGTTCGATATTATATTCATCCGCAACGTGCTCATATACATAAAAAGGGACGCCCAGGAGGAGATATTCGCTAAACTTTATGATTCGCTGGAGGATCACGGGTATCTCGTACTCGGCAAGACCGAGACGATCCTCGGCAATGCCGCCAAGATGTTTAGGTTGCACGACCTCGTTGCAAGGATCTATCGCAAAAATCTGGAGGTGAAAAAACATGGCAAAGGTTTTGGTGGTGGATGA
- a CDS encoding response regulator, with amino-acid sequence MAKVLVVDDAAFMRMLLKKILTQGGHQVVGEAGNGSEAVQKYQELKPDVVTMDIVMPEMDGITAVQEIKKVDPDAKIIMITAVGQEGKVMEALKAGASGYIVKPFQAPKVLEEIARVLSS; translated from the coding sequence ATGGCAAAGGTTTTGGTGGTGGATGATGCCGCTTTCATGCGCATGTTGCTGAAGAAGATACTGACCCAGGGCGGCCACCAGGTCGTTGGGGAGGCAGGCAACGGCAGCGAGGCGGTCCAGAAGTACCAGGAGCTGAAGCCGGACGTGGTCACCATGGACATCGTCATGCCCGAGATGGACGGCATTACGGCGGTTCAGGAGATAAAGAAGGTGGATCCAGACGCCAAGATAATAATGATCACCGCGGTTGGGCAGGAAGGAAAGGTCATGGAGGCCCTCAAGGCAGGGGCTTCAGGGTACATAGTCAAGCCGTTCCAGGCCCCCAAGGTGCTCGAGGAGATAGCCAGAGTACTGTCCAGCTGA
- a CDS encoding protein-glutamate methylesterase/protein-glutamine glutaminase, producing the protein MPLSSPSRKIRVLVVDDSAFMRKILRDIINSDPELEVCCEARDGIEAISLAKLHRPDVVTLDIEMPKMNGLDALRVIMKQTPLPVIMVSALTQEGAEATIKALEYGAIDFIPKPSSSISINMKEMRDEITAKIKEAARVPRRFLELRRTRLLRAQKIKTRKPSVPAKTVVAIASSTGGPQSLLRIFPKFPENLKAAILLVQHMPPGFTKSFAKRLDGLSKIEVKEAEDGDPIEEGKAYVAPGDYHMEVQMRAGKPVITLNKKPKIHGVRPAADPMMITAAEVFGRRTVGIVMTGMGKDGAQGIVAIKKKGGITIAQDRETSIIFGMPKAAIETGMVDHVVPLDKIAETMVMAVNKVNRGGAGGRSFAVSR; encoded by the coding sequence ATGCCGCTGAGCTCCCCCTCTCGAAAAATCCGGGTACTGGTCGTCGACGACTCCGCGTTCATGAGAAAAATACTCCGAGACATCATAAATTCGGATCCCGAGCTGGAGGTCTGCTGCGAAGCCAGGGATGGTATTGAGGCCATCAGCTTAGCAAAGCTCCACAGGCCGGACGTCGTGACGCTTGACATTGAAATGCCCAAGATGAACGGCCTCGACGCCCTCCGGGTTATAATGAAGCAGACCCCCCTCCCGGTCATAATGGTGAGCGCCCTGACCCAGGAGGGCGCCGAGGCCACCATCAAAGCCTTGGAGTACGGGGCGATAGACTTCATCCCCAAGCCGAGCTCCTCCATCTCCATCAACATGAAGGAGATGCGGGATGAGATAACGGCGAAGATCAAAGAGGCCGCTAGGGTTCCAAGACGGTTCCTAGAGCTCAGGAGAACGAGACTGCTCAGGGCACAGAAGATCAAAACCAGAAAACCCAGCGTCCCGGCAAAGACCGTTGTCGCCATAGCGTCCTCCACAGGGGGCCCGCAGTCTCTGCTGAGGATCTTTCCAAAATTCCCAGAGAACCTGAAAGCCGCGATACTGCTCGTCCAACACATGCCGCCGGGATTCACAAAGTCCTTTGCGAAGAGACTCGATGGTCTGAGCAAGATAGAGGTCAAAGAGGCTGAGGACGGGGATCCAATAGAGGAAGGGAAGGCCTACGTGGCGCCCGGGGATTACCATATGGAGGTGCAGATGAGGGCCGGAAAGCCCGTCATAACGCTCAACAAGAAACCGAAAATACACGGCGTGCGGCCTGCCGCCGACCCCATGATGATAACCGCCGCGGAGGTGTTCGGGCGCAGGACAGTCGGCATCGTCATGACAGGAATGGGCAAGGACGGGGCCCAGGGGATAGTCGCCATCAAGAAGAAGGGAGGAATCACGATAGCACAGGACAGGGAGACCTCCATAATCTTCGGCATGCCCAAGGCCGCGATTGAGACCGGCATGGTGGACCATGTCGTCCCGCTGGATAAAATTGCAGAGACGATGGTGATGGCAGTAAACAAAGTTAACCGGGGTGGTGCCGGTGGAAGATCTTTCGCAGTATCTAGATGA
- a CDS encoding chemotaxis protein CheW, translating into MEDLSQYLDEFLADARDRIDSLSNAILTLEKIVRDGGSEEEKKAMIDQIFRDAHTLKGTAATMSFMKLSEVAHKMENLFDLVRSGKVEPTPELIDVLLEFLDAIEGMVDSIEENGNEGDFDVEELFAKAERFFGEGEGAKRESGPAEEAAPPAEPPQVEESEGGGEAPESEAPEGSIPGRVYRVRVYFHKDAQLRGIRGFLILSDLEGIGEVLETTPDRSVIEDGKADVDVLEFVIATEESPEKIKTIVTRHPEVDDAEVEVQGQAAGEGAKTYTVTVYVQKDAPLKGVRSYLVLQDLQKIGDVQRTIPDPIAIQNGELIDGRYFRVLLVSNVSQEEISKAVLKHPDVQDVEITEGDVVDAQRPVQESPSKEKAPRTAETKAPKKKKPPSTPKVKVSKIIKVDVGHLDRLMNLVGELVITKGRLEQIAERLGDRELLETLSTLSRLLTELQDEIMEMRLTPVAEVFNKFPRMVRELARKMGKEVEFVIEGADIEVDRTILDKLGDVLVHLLRNAIDHGIEAPEEREKSGKPRAGRLELIARRERSHVEIIVKDDGRGIDPEKIKRKALEKGLITPEQAMEMSDEEAINLIFLPGFSTKEKVTDVSGRGVGMDVVKDVVKSLNGSISVQSKVGKGSVFVLKLPVSMAIIQALLIEVQGEVYAVPINNILESIEIRRENLKSIGGKEVIVLRGEIIPVVMLHELFGLPVPEKDEFPAIIIDLGAQKVAVGVDKLLHKKDIVIKSLGKMLSHISGFAGATILGDGSVVLIIEINGLLGGGRGGL; encoded by the coding sequence GTGGAAGATCTTTCGCAGTATCTAGATGAGTTCCTCGCCGACGCGAGGGATAGGATAGACAGCCTGAGCAACGCCATACTAACGCTGGAGAAAATCGTCAGGGACGGGGGCAGCGAGGAAGAGAAGAAGGCCATGATAGACCAGATTTTCCGCGATGCTCACACGCTAAAGGGCACAGCCGCCACGATGAGCTTCATGAAGCTCAGCGAGGTTGCCCACAAGATGGAGAACCTCTTTGACCTTGTGAGGAGCGGAAAGGTGGAGCCGACGCCTGAGCTTATCGATGTACTTCTGGAGTTTCTCGACGCCATTGAGGGAATGGTCGACAGCATAGAGGAGAACGGCAACGAGGGAGATTTTGACGTAGAGGAGCTGTTCGCCAAGGCGGAGAGGTTCTTTGGCGAAGGAGAAGGTGCCAAACGCGAGAGTGGTCCCGCAGAGGAGGCGGCACCCCCTGCGGAACCGCCCCAGGTGGAGGAGAGCGAGGGAGGGGGCGAAGCCCCCGAGAGTGAGGCCCCTGAGGGAAGCATCCCAGGCAGGGTATACCGTGTTAGAGTCTACTTCCACAAAGACGCCCAGCTGAGGGGCATCAGGGGATTCCTGATACTCTCCGACCTGGAAGGCATCGGCGAAGTCCTCGAGACCACCCCCGATCGGAGCGTCATTGAGGATGGAAAAGCCGATGTGGATGTACTTGAATTCGTAATCGCGACCGAAGAGAGCCCCGAGAAGATAAAAACTATCGTGACCCGGCATCCCGAGGTCGATGATGCCGAGGTCGAGGTGCAGGGACAGGCCGCGGGCGAGGGTGCGAAAACGTACACTGTCACGGTGTACGTGCAGAAAGACGCCCCACTCAAAGGGGTGCGCTCGTACCTGGTTCTCCAGGATCTTCAAAAGATTGGAGACGTTCAGAGAACCATTCCCGACCCCATTGCGATTCAGAACGGAGAGCTAATCGACGGGCGCTATTTCAGGGTTCTGCTCGTCTCAAACGTTTCTCAGGAGGAGATATCCAAGGCGGTTCTCAAGCATCCCGATGTTCAGGACGTTGAAATCACCGAGGGCGATGTCGTCGATGCCCAAAGGCCCGTCCAGGAGAGCCCATCAAAAGAAAAAGCCCCCCGCACTGCGGAAACCAAGGCCCCCAAAAAGAAGAAACCTCCCTCGACCCCCAAGGTGAAGGTCTCCAAGATAATCAAGGTCGACGTCGGCCATCTGGACAGGCTGATGAACCTCGTCGGTGAGCTGGTCATCACGAAGGGCCGGCTGGAGCAGATAGCGGAGAGGCTCGGAGACAGGGAACTCCTGGAGACCCTCTCAACCCTCTCAAGGCTCCTCACCGAGCTTCAGGACGAGATCATGGAGATGCGCCTCACGCCGGTGGCGGAAGTTTTCAACAAGTTCCCGCGCATGGTTCGCGAGCTGGCGAGAAAGATGGGCAAGGAGGTCGAGTTTGTCATAGAGGGCGCCGATATAGAGGTGGACAGAACGATACTCGACAAACTCGGTGATGTCCTCGTCCACCTCCTGAGGAACGCCATAGACCACGGAATAGAAGCGCCGGAAGAAAGGGAGAAGTCTGGAAAGCCACGCGCGGGCAGGCTCGAACTCATTGCGAGGCGCGAGAGAAGCCACGTTGAGATCATAGTAAAGGACGACGGTCGTGGCATCGATCCCGAGAAGATAAAGAGGAAGGCGCTGGAGAAGGGCCTCATCACCCCCGAGCAGGCCATGGAGATGAGCGACGAGGAAGCGATAAACCTGATCTTCCTGCCCGGATTCAGCACGAAGGAGAAGGTCACCGACGTATCCGGAAGGGGCGTGGGCATGGACGTCGTCAAGGACGTCGTCAAGAGCCTCAATGGAAGCATATCCGTCCAGAGCAAGGTGGGCAAAGGTTCCGTGTTCGTGCTCAAGCTGCCGGTGAGCATGGCTATCATCCAGGCGCTGCTCATTGAGGTCCAGGGGGAGGTCTACGCGGTTCCGATAAACAACATACTCGAGAGCATAGAGATCAGGCGTGAGAACCTGAAGAGCATAGGCGGCAAGGAGGTAATAGTGCTCCGCGGCGAGATAATACCCGTCGTAATGCTCCACGAGCTCTTTGGACTGCCGGTTCCCGAGAAGGACGAGTTCCCGGCGATAATAATAGACCTCGGCGCACAGAAGGTCGCAGTCGGCGTTGACAAGCTCCTCCACAAGAAGGACATAGTCATCAAGAGCCTCGGAAAGATGCTCTCACACATCAGCGGCTTCGCCGGCGCCACTATACTCGGAGACGGTAGTGTTGTTTTAATCATTGAGATAAACGGACTGCTCGGTGGTGGTAGGGGTGGACTCTGA
- a CDS encoding chemotaxis protein CheC, producing MDSENYGKYIKALDEFAKSALVETFNIGASKAADALSEMTGLTVNITVPEIEIVPIKSVPERVGEDVKVAVYIGLSGGFDGHAFFFLDFEDALRMFDLMTGMPPGSTAEFDEMVRSAVIEAGNILISAFANALSEFLGEGIDQTPPDMAVDFTPAILDFALADIGQYCDYTMLFKTTIHMETVQFKEHFMILPHPASMKKIIETLLGGFA from the coding sequence GTGGACTCTGAGAACTATGGGAAGTACATCAAAGCCCTCGATGAGTTCGCCAAGAGCGCGCTGGTCGAAACCTTCAACATAGGTGCTTCCAAGGCCGCGGATGCCCTCAGCGAGATGACGGGTCTCACCGTCAACATTACCGTACCGGAAATAGAGATAGTACCCATCAAGAGCGTGCCTGAAAGGGTGGGAGAGGACGTAAAGGTGGCCGTCTACATCGGACTCAGCGGTGGCTTTGATGGCCACGCCTTCTTCTTTCTGGATTTTGAGGATGCACTCAGGATGTTTGACTTAATGACAGGAATGCCCCCCGGTTCAACAGCGGAGTTCGATGAGATGGTGCGGTCCGCAGTCATAGAGGCAGGCAACATCCTAATCTCCGCCTTCGCCAACGCCCTCAGTGAATTCCTCGGGGAGGGGATAGACCAGACACCGCCAGATATGGCGGTTGACTTCACCCCTGCGATACTGGACTTCGCACTCGCAGACATCGGCCAGTACTGCGATTACACCATGCTCTTCAAGACCACCATCCACATGGAAACAGTCCAATTCAAAGAGCACTTCATGATACTGCCCCACCCCGCTTCCATGAAGAAGATCATCGAAACCCTTCTGGGGGGATTTGCATGA
- a CDS encoding chemotaxis protein CheC, which translates to MSEHKSWSSEWYQDIFREASNIAMSHALTALSNMIGEIEMEPPTVEVLPRAKFLAMIASRGIRDSFVVMFDITEGLSGLTILQFPKKSVRALVSLLLGMDPGDEGMDEMGRSAIMEIGNILISVYTDILAQLIGEPVSLSPPKPAESLYDAERELARPDLRDVTEVLAFKTRFYQANTDVESFFYLIPTKDAFDKLVSRLEAQIESIGTKGNLPGSEGAEAGMNTDPEENGSGEG; encoded by the coding sequence ATGAGCGAGCACAAGAGCTGGTCGTCGGAGTGGTATCAGGACATATTTAGGGAAGCGTCGAACATAGCGATGAGCCACGCGCTTACGGCACTCTCAAACATGATAGGCGAGATTGAGATGGAACCCCCGACGGTGGAGGTACTGCCGCGGGCAAAGTTTCTGGCGATGATCGCCAGCAGGGGTATTCGGGACAGCTTCGTCGTGATGTTCGACATAACGGAAGGACTGAGCGGCCTCACGATACTCCAGTTCCCGAAGAAGAGCGTCAGGGCGCTGGTATCGCTCCTGCTCGGAATGGACCCAGGGGACGAGGGTATGGACGAGATGGGACGCTCCGCCATCATGGAGATAGGTAACATACTTATCTCCGTCTACACCGATATACTCGCCCAGCTCATCGGAGAACCCGTCTCGCTCAGCCCCCCCAAACCCGCGGAGAGCCTGTACGATGCCGAGAGGGAGCTGGCAAGACCCGACCTCAGGGATGTCACCGAGGTGCTGGCGTTCAAGACAAGGTTCTACCAGGCTAACACCGATGTGGAAAGCTTCTTTTACCTGATTCCAACCAAAGATGCCTTTGACAAGCTTGTGAGCAGACTCGAAGCCCAGATAGAAAGCATTGGAACGAAGGGGAACCTCCCCGGGAGCGAGGGGGCGGAAGCAGGGATGAATACCGACCCTGAGGAAAACGGTTCCGGCGAGGGTTGA